The Planococcus versutus genome contains a region encoding:
- a CDS encoding carboxypeptidase M32, translating into MSLEKRFTEHFSKIKGYEEAIALLYWDLRTGAPKKGVELRSETIGTLSAEVFSLSTSDEFGELLSSLEAETANLDPFICRSVEEARKEYNLSKKVPPEEYKKFVVLKSKAESVWETAKENSDFPLFLPYLEDLVSATKKMVDYWGEKNGSVYNTLLDQYEPGMTTEILDSVFGKLRERIVPLVQKIAASPNKPETAFLYEHFPKQAQRDFSREMLAQLGYDFNAGRLDETVHPFMISINRQDIRVTTKYDESDFRTAVFGTIHEGGHAMYEQNLGNALAGLPIETGASMGMHESQSLFCENFIGRSEYFWQENFDLLKQYAPDQFKNVQLLDYVRAINESKPSLIRIEADELSYALHIMVRYELEKGLFNGELQVSDLPQLWNDKYEEYLGIRPTNDAEGVLQDVHWAGASFGYFPSYALGYMYAAQFKQAMLKDVPNYDELLVKRNIQPVRDWLTTNIHHYGAFKKPMDILKDVTGEGLNPDYLANYLEEKYTKIYQLKE; encoded by the coding sequence TTGTCACTTGAAAAACGCTTTACCGAACACTTTAGCAAAATTAAAGGCTACGAAGAAGCAATTGCATTATTGTACTGGGATTTGCGAACAGGTGCACCAAAAAAAGGAGTAGAACTACGCTCTGAAACAATTGGTACATTGTCTGCAGAAGTTTTTAGTTTGTCGACTTCGGACGAATTTGGTGAATTGCTTTCTTCTCTAGAAGCAGAAACAGCAAATTTGGATCCGTTTATTTGTCGTTCAGTAGAAGAAGCGCGAAAAGAATACAATTTGAGTAAAAAAGTTCCACCTGAAGAATACAAAAAGTTTGTTGTTTTAAAATCTAAAGCGGAGTCGGTATGGGAAACAGCAAAAGAGAATTCGGATTTTCCGCTGTTTCTTCCTTATCTAGAAGACTTGGTTAGCGCAACTAAAAAAATGGTTGACTATTGGGGTGAGAAAAACGGTAGTGTATACAATACGCTACTCGATCAATACGAGCCGGGTATGACTACAGAAATTCTTGATAGCGTATTCGGCAAGTTGCGCGAACGCATTGTGCCATTGGTACAAAAAATCGCAGCATCTCCGAATAAACCAGAAACGGCATTTTTGTACGAGCATTTTCCGAAACAAGCACAACGAGATTTTAGTCGTGAAATGTTAGCACAACTTGGATATGATTTTAACGCAGGACGACTAGACGAAACTGTTCATCCTTTCATGATTTCAATCAATCGACAAGACATTCGTGTGACTACAAAGTATGACGAAAGCGATTTTCGAACGGCTGTATTTGGTACAATCCACGAAGGTGGTCATGCCATGTATGAACAAAACCTCGGAAATGCTTTAGCCGGTTTGCCGATTGAAACAGGCGCTTCTATGGGCATGCATGAATCACAGTCTCTATTTTGTGAAAATTTCATCGGGCGTAGTGAATATTTTTGGCAAGAAAACTTTGATCTGTTAAAGCAATATGCGCCTGATCAATTTAAAAACGTGCAATTGCTTGACTATGTAAGAGCAATCAATGAGTCAAAGCCATCGTTAATTCGTATCGAAGCCGATGAATTGTCTTATGCACTTCACATTATGGTACGGTATGAACTTGAAAAAGGCTTGTTTAATGGAGAACTACAAGTAAGTGATTTGCCTCAGCTATGGAATGATAAGTACGAAGAATATTTAGGTATACGTCCTACAAATGACGCAGAAGGCGTGTTGCAAGATGTTCACTGGGCTGGAGCAAGTTTTGGCTACTTCCCTTCTTATGCACTTGGCTATATGTATGCAGCCCAGTTTAAGCAAGCGATGCTTAAAGATGTGCCGAATTACGATGAGCTGTTGGTAAAACGGAATATACAGCCGGTCCGCGATTGGTTAACAACCAACATTCATCACTACGGTGCTTTCAAAAAGCCGATGGACATTTTGAAAGATGTGACCGGTGAAGGCTTGAACCCAGACTATTTAGCAAATTATCTTGAAGAAAAATATACTAAAATTTATCAACTAAAAGAGTAA
- a CDS encoding SDR family NAD(P)-dependent oxidoreductase, whose product MLKSFSLENKTAIVTGAGKGIGKAIAVALAEAGANVMLVSRTVSDLQETQQQINNNRTIYIQADITKRNDIQAAVKKTVDHFGALDILVNNAGMNIRSSLSNATDTEWHQIMDTNAQSVFMFSQEAVKKMTSGSSIINISSVGGDRALKTGVIYAASKAAIIQMTKVMAMEWGPKNIRVNAIGPWYFKTPLTEKILSDPAYLDSILAVTPMKRVGELPEVASPVVFLASDAASYITGQTLFVDGGMSIHGFS is encoded by the coding sequence ATGTTAAAATCATTTAGTTTGGAAAACAAAACAGCAATCGTAACAGGAGCAGGTAAAGGAATTGGCAAAGCAATTGCGGTAGCGCTCGCAGAAGCTGGTGCGAATGTCATGTTGGTGTCACGAACAGTGTCAGACTTACAAGAAACACAGCAACAAATTAATAATAACCGAACCATTTACATACAAGCTGATATCACTAAACGCAACGATATCCAAGCGGCAGTTAAAAAAACAGTAGACCATTTTGGGGCACTTGATATTTTGGTCAACAATGCAGGAATGAATATTCGTTCGTCGTTATCAAATGCAACTGATACGGAGTGGCACCAAATTATGGACACTAATGCACAAAGTGTCTTTATGTTTTCACAAGAAGCTGTGAAAAAAATGACGAGTGGCAGCTCCATTATTAATATTAGTTCTGTCGGGGGAGATCGTGCATTGAAAACCGGTGTGATTTATGCAGCTTCTAAAGCAGCCATTATTCAAATGACAAAAGTTATGGCTATGGAATGGGGACCAAAAAATATTCGTGTCAATGCAATTGGTCCGTGGTATTTCAAAACGCCTTTAACCGAAAAAATTTTAAGCGACCCTGCTTATTTGGATTCCATATTGGCCGTAACTCCAATGAAACGTGTCGGAGAATTACCAGAAGTAGCATCACCCGTGGTATTTTTAGCTTCAGATGCAGCAAGTTACATTACCGGCCAAACACTTTTTGTTGATGGTGGTATGTCGATTCATGGATTTTCATAA